A section of the Methanosarcina mazei S-6 genome encodes:
- a CDS encoding YkgJ family cysteine cluster protein, translated as MIPVKNDPIDTRLAEMHEELRDLRNFPDSEFVGIIRELGFKCELCARCCTREFNDHVFLLDSDLERVRSIDPDAVTPAPYYEFCDQNGRFYVSGYALKTKPDGSCIFLENKRCRIYESRPSICRVYPHMLHREADETGKVDWRQISGLNEHGSYHSDLDDPACKEIALETRAYEEAYLQQVIGFFEAVKAHFRTNGLKHIQRTYDRKMREFLKGECDLEIFVYCKGGFEKQKLAKESER; from the coding sequence GTGATTCCCGTAAAAAATGACCCAATTGACACCAGGCTTGCCGAAATGCACGAGGAACTTCGGGATTTAAGAAATTTTCCTGACTCCGAATTTGTCGGCATAATCAGGGAACTAGGGTTCAAATGTGAACTCTGTGCCCGCTGCTGCACCAGAGAGTTTAACGACCATGTGTTCCTGCTGGACTCGGACCTGGAACGAGTAAGAAGCATAGACCCTGATGCCGTCACTCCTGCCCCGTATTATGAGTTTTGCGACCAGAACGGCAGGTTCTATGTATCAGGCTATGCCCTGAAAACAAAACCTGACGGCTCCTGCATTTTCCTTGAAAATAAAAGATGCAGGATTTATGAAAGCCGCCCTTCAATCTGCAGAGTATACCCACATATGCTGCACAGGGAAGCCGATGAAACCGGAAAAGTGGACTGGCGGCAGATAAGCGGCTTAAACGAGCACGGGAGTTATCACTCAGATCTCGACGATCCGGCATGTAAAGAAATTGCACTGGAGACAAGGGCTTATGAAGAAGCTTATCTCCAGCAGGTGATTGGCTTTTTCGAAGCTGTGAAGGCTCATTTCAGGACAAATGGTTTAAAACACATCCAGAGAACCTATGACCGAAAAATGCGTGAATTTCTTAAAGGTGAATGTGACCTGGAAATTTTTGTATATTGCAAAGGCGGGTTTGAAAAACAAAAACTCGCAAAAGAGTCTGAAAGATAA
- a CDS encoding 2,5-diamino-6-(ribosylamino)-4(3H)-pyrimidinone 5'-phosphate reductase, with amino-acid sequence MDRPFIFINSAMSADGKLSTKERKQVKISGKLDFERMDELRAHADAIMVGIGTVLADDPSLTVKSPERKAARKAAGKSENPVRVVVDSSARTPLNADIFKKGEGLRIIAVSNSAPEEKIRMLEKKALVIKTGAFRVDLTELAAKLKEMGINSLMVEGGATLNWGMLSAGLVDEVYTFVGNLIIGGKTAPTFTDGEGFTENELLGLELFSAEKIEDGILLKWKVKGKKN; translated from the coding sequence ATGGACAGGCCCTTTATTTTTATAAATTCTGCTATGTCAGCTGACGGCAAGCTCTCAACAAAGGAAAGAAAGCAGGTAAAGATCTCTGGAAAACTTGATTTTGAGAGAATGGATGAACTCAGGGCTCATGCAGATGCGATTATGGTGGGAATAGGGACCGTACTTGCCGATGACCCCAGCCTGACAGTAAAATCCCCTGAAAGAAAGGCAGCCAGAAAAGCTGCCGGAAAGAGTGAAAATCCCGTAAGGGTTGTTGTTGACAGCTCAGCAAGGACACCTCTTAATGCCGATATCTTCAAAAAAGGTGAAGGGCTCAGGATAATTGCTGTTTCAAATTCCGCCCCTGAAGAAAAAATCAGGATGCTGGAAAAAAAAGCCCTTGTCATAAAAACAGGAGCTTTTAGAGTTGACCTTACCGAGCTTGCAGCGAAATTAAAGGAAATGGGTATAAACAGCCTCATGGTCGAGGGAGGCGCAACCCTGAACTGGGGCATGCTTTCCGCAGGTCTTGTTGATGAGGTATATACTTTTGTTGGAAACCTTATCATAGGAGGGAAAACAGCTCCAACCTTTACTGACGGGGAAGGTTTTACAGAAAACGAACTCCTCGGGCTTGAACTGTTTTCAGCTGAAAAAATTGAAGATGGAATACTTCTGAAGTGGAAGGTCAAAGGGAAGAAGAACTGA
- a CDS encoding CBS domain-containing protein has product MPKNIFIEDIMVRDVACATLPGSRDEVLKILKNKHISGVPVLKDSKVVGIVTRTNLLQNPEEEQLALLMTRDPITISPGSDLQSAARLLLQHGIRRLPVVDDGKLVGLVTVADVVGAIADMNIDTPIKDYVEKEVVAIFSETPLPVVARIMELACVKAVPVLDAALELIGIISDRDIISASVIEDSVEMSDMSAGQDDDAWTWESMRDTMSIYYSVSRIKVPNLIGSDIMIREPITATYIASISDCARKMKRNRIDQIPIINSNRKLQGLLRDHDLLKPLIEA; this is encoded by the coding sequence ATGCCAAAAAACATCTTCATAGAAGATATCATGGTAAGGGACGTCGCATGCGCAACCCTGCCTGGTTCCAGGGACGAGGTTCTTAAAATCCTTAAGAACAAACACATCTCGGGGGTTCCTGTACTCAAAGATTCCAAAGTGGTCGGGATAGTGACAAGGACAAACCTCTTGCAGAACCCCGAAGAAGAACAGCTTGCCCTTCTTATGACACGGGACCCGATAACCATATCCCCTGGATCGGACCTGCAGTCCGCTGCCCGCCTGCTCCTTCAGCACGGCATCAGAAGGCTTCCGGTAGTAGACGATGGAAAGCTCGTGGGGCTTGTAACGGTTGCTGATGTTGTGGGCGCAATTGCGGATATGAATATAGACACTCCTATCAAAGACTATGTGGAAAAGGAAGTGGTGGCAATATTCAGTGAAACGCCTTTGCCTGTAGTAGCCAGGATCATGGAACTGGCTTGTGTCAAGGCTGTACCTGTACTTGATGCTGCCCTTGAACTCATAGGAATTATCTCGGACCGTGACATTATTTCTGCCAGCGTTATTGAGGACAGCGTTGAGATGTCAGACATGTCCGCAGGTCAGGACGACGATGCCTGGACATGGGAGTCCATGAGAGATACCATGAGTATTTACTACAGCGTATCCAGAATCAAAGTCCCCAATCTGATAGGAAGCGACATTATGATCCGGGAACCGATCACTGCTACTTATATTGCCTCTATAAGCGACTGTGCAAGAAAAATGAAGCGTAACAGGATCGACCAGATACCGATAATTAATTCAAACCGCAAGCTTCAGGGGCTCTTAAGAGACCACGACCTGCTGAAGCCCCTTATAGAAGCCTGA
- a CDS encoding universal stress protein: MNSEFYRNIVIATDGSENTQKAISHGIEIAKLSGATVHALYVVDISSFSSIPMSSEVGWEAMYEILKSEGEKAVSAVKSQGEAAGVEVREVVLEGNPSSAIIEFAENNNVDLIIMGTLGKTGLDRFLLGSVAEKVARGSKVPVMVVRSGEES; the protein is encoded by the coding sequence ATGAATAGCGAATTTTACCGGAACATAGTAATTGCAACAGATGGATCCGAGAATACCCAGAAGGCAATATCTCACGGAATTGAGATTGCAAAACTCAGCGGGGCTACGGTTCACGCACTTTATGTGGTGGACATATCTTCTTTTTCATCAATACCTATGAGCTCGGAAGTCGGCTGGGAAGCGATGTACGAGATCCTGAAGTCCGAGGGTGAAAAAGCAGTTTCTGCCGTAAAGAGCCAGGGAGAAGCAGCAGGGGTAGAAGTAAGAGAAGTTGTCCTTGAAGGAAACCCGAGCAGTGCAATTATCGAATTCGCAGAAAATAACAATGTTGACCTGATAATTATGGGAACACTTGGAAAAACCGGACTTGACAGGTTCCTTCTCGGAAGCGTTGCAGAAAAAGTTGCCAGGGGCTCAAAGGTTCCGGTAATGGTCGTTCGGAGTGGAGAAGAGAGCTGA
- a CDS encoding amidohydrolase family protein, with protein sequence MYGTEQIISGTIIAGPEILPIEGYICVKNGIITEIGEERTNSKNIIAPCFVNAHTHLGDSVCKDPVLGKTSGFRVQRDLDSLVKPPDGLKHRILRETPYKTLVGHIKRSLLDMIDTGTCAFADFREGGFLGVAALNKALEGLELRSLIFGRPAEPDLPLQVVLSEVRRILLRSDGLGMSGANDLDMNLLQEITACTRERKKLFAIHAGEKNRSDIEKALSLEPDLLIHLTHAGKKDLDEIAQAKIPVVVCPRSNFVTGAGMAPIAEMLEAGIRVAAGTDNVMLNSVNMFAEMEFMSKIFSIDDRQVFKICTLNGSFVMGPDSMCSIEKGNKANLMILNGDSNNLAGIQDPVGGITKRARPDDILAVLHS encoded by the coding sequence ATGTACGGCACTGAACAAATAATTTCCGGAACAATTATTGCAGGTCCCGAGATTTTGCCCATAGAGGGGTACATCTGTGTAAAAAATGGAATAATTACGGAAATTGGAGAAGAACGTACAAATTCAAAAAATATAATAGCTCCCTGTTTTGTCAATGCTCACACTCATCTTGGGGACTCCGTTTGTAAAGACCCTGTACTTGGAAAAACTTCCGGTTTTCGGGTCCAGAGAGACCTTGACTCTCTTGTAAAGCCGCCTGACGGATTAAAACACAGGATTCTCAGGGAAACTCCCTATAAAACCCTTGTAGGGCACATAAAAAGGTCTTTACTGGACATGATAGATACCGGGACCTGTGCTTTTGCTGATTTCAGGGAAGGAGGGTTTTTGGGGGTTGCAGCTCTGAATAAAGCCCTTGAAGGACTTGAGCTGCGTTCATTGATATTCGGAAGACCTGCAGAACCGGATCTACCTCTGCAAGTGGTACTTTCCGAAGTAAGAAGGATTTTACTTCGTTCCGATGGGCTCGGAATGAGTGGAGCAAATGACCTCGACATGAACCTCCTTCAGGAGATTACAGCCTGCACCCGGGAAAGAAAAAAACTTTTTGCAATCCATGCAGGTGAAAAGAATAGAAGCGACATTGAAAAAGCCCTTTCTCTTGAGCCGGACCTTTTAATTCATTTAACACATGCAGGAAAAAAAGACCTCGATGAAATTGCTCAGGCAAAAATTCCGGTTGTTGTCTGCCCGAGGTCAAACTTTGTAACAGGGGCAGGGATGGCTCCAATAGCTGAAATGCTTGAAGCGGGTATTCGGGTAGCAGCCGGGACAGATAATGTAATGTTAAATTCTGTAAATATGTTTGCTGAAATGGAATTTATGTCAAAAATATTTTCTATAGATGATAGGCAAGTATTTAAAATTTGCACACTTAATGGTTCTTTTGTAATGGGACCAGATTCCATGTGTTCTATCGAAAAGGGGAATAAAGCCAATTTAATGATCCTGAACGGGGATTCTAATAATCTTGCAGGTATACAGGACCCTGTAGGTGGAATTACAAAACGGGCAAGGCCCGATGATATATTAGCGGTACTTCATTCGTAA
- a CDS encoding DUF167 domain-containing protein — protein sequence MSFEEAIKSLDSGIIVDIEVTPGSRSLSVPSGYNEWRKRIEVKLTRNAQKGKANEQLIESLAELFGICSSDIFISSGATSSKKSLLIKGVSYQQAVLVFGKHLKG from the coding sequence ATGTCCTTTGAAGAGGCAATAAAATCTTTGGATTCCGGTATTATTGTGGATATCGAAGTCACTCCGGGTTCCAGATCGCTTTCTGTCCCGAGCGGCTATAATGAATGGCGAAAGAGAATTGAAGTAAAGCTGACCAGAAATGCCCAGAAAGGAAAGGCAAATGAGCAGCTTATTGAAAGCCTTGCAGAGCTTTTTGGCATATGCAGTTCTGATATCTTTATAAGTAGCGGAGCCACAAGCAGCAAGAAGTCCTTGCTGATAAAAGGGGTATCCTATCAGCAAGCTGTTCTGGTTTTCGGGAAACACTTAAAGGGTTGA
- a CDS encoding toprim domain-containing protein → MTDVDVYRKRLERIEELLLELSESAERGAVIIVEGKRDILSMKKLGIKGSFELATRYSLFNFSERIASLGCEVIILTDWDRRGDLLAAKLSEYFENFGVKPDLQIRNKLKLISQKEIKDIESLYTYVSKLRVKTGSSLNSEYETNLEFER, encoded by the coding sequence GTGACTGATGTTGATGTCTACAGAAAAAGGCTGGAAAGGATTGAAGAACTGCTTCTGGAACTTTCAGAATCTGCGGAAAGAGGGGCAGTAATTATCGTAGAAGGAAAAAGAGATATTCTTTCCATGAAAAAGCTCGGTATTAAAGGCAGCTTCGAGCTTGCAACCCGGTATTCTCTTTTTAATTTCTCAGAGAGGATAGCCAGCCTCGGCTGTGAGGTTATCATACTCACGGATTGGGACAGGAGAGGTGACCTGCTTGCAGCCAAACTCTCGGAATATTTTGAAAATTTCGGGGTAAAACCTGACCTTCAGATCCGAAATAAGTTGAAACTGATTTCCCAGAAAGAAATCAAAGATATAGAAAGCCTGTATACTTATGTTTCCAAACTCAGGGTAAAAACAGGTTCTTCTCTAAACTCCGAATATGAAACGAATCTGGAATTTGAAAGATAG
- a CDS encoding DUF356 domain-containing protein: MKSFALVRADDSDKVKIALHDLERYGHIQFSATPKCIEPNYADELLVSVMGVSLKSKCNSAALVELNNHAGAAISRLKKIHPPAHIIIISPRHKMFEELAGKFPKYPEFDRTFNHQKSPQGLDMIQEKGESSNA, encoded by the coding sequence ATGAAATCATTCGCGTTAGTCCGGGCAGACGACTCGGATAAAGTAAAAATAGCATTACATGACCTAGAAAGATACGGACATATTCAATTTTCAGCGACTCCTAAATGTATTGAGCCAAATTATGCTGATGAACTTCTTGTGAGTGTAATGGGCGTATCACTCAAGTCAAAATGCAACTCTGCAGCCCTTGTAGAGTTAAATAACCACGCGGGAGCGGCGATAAGCAGGTTGAAGAAGATCCACCCCCCTGCGCATATAATAATTATCAGTCCAAGACATAAAATGTTTGAAGAACTGGCTGGCAAATTTCCAAAATATCCGGAATTTGACAGGACATTCAATCATCAAAAGAGCCCTCAAGGCCTGGATATGATTCAGGAGAAAGGAGAATCATCCAACGCATAA
- a CDS encoding glutamate-5-semialdehyde dehydrogenase, translated as MANDIESKVIKAKKASIELASVSSEVKNRALEAMAEALDKERKIILEANLKDLEYAAQLKKAGKLTQALVDRLKVTDSKVDGMIAGIRDVIKLKDPVGETLSTLELDDDLILYQVSCPIGLIGVIFESRPDVVPQVMSLCLKSGNATIFKGGSEARESNRTIFDILVRAIESTGGMPEGAFQLMETREEIMSLLSLDAYVDLLIPRGSNEFVKFIQDNTKIPVLGHTSGICHIYVDEFADPDTAWQVCFDAKVQYPAVCNAIETLLVNRNIAEVFLPKMAEMYLKAGVELRCDEGSYSLLSEKGLSPLSRATDEDWSLEYNDLILSIKLVDTIKEAVDHINTFGSHHTDGIITENASRRKEFIGLVDSSSVMVNASTRFADGYRYGKGAEVGISTNKIHSRGPVGMEGLLIYKYILMGKGQVVADYAGKNAKPYTHRKLDLKFEDVN; from the coding sequence ATGGCTAATGATATTGAATCTAAAGTAATTAAAGCAAAAAAAGCTTCAATTGAGCTTGCCAGTGTAAGCTCCGAGGTAAAAAACAGGGCTCTTGAAGCTATGGCGGAAGCCCTTGATAAAGAGAGAAAAATCATCCTTGAAGCGAATTTAAAGGATCTTGAATATGCAGCCCAACTGAAAAAAGCCGGAAAGCTTACTCAGGCTCTTGTAGACCGGCTTAAGGTTACGGACTCAAAAGTTGACGGGATGATTGCAGGAATCAGGGACGTAATAAAACTTAAAGACCCTGTGGGAGAAACCCTTTCCACTCTTGAACTCGATGACGACCTGATCCTCTACCAGGTCAGCTGCCCTATAGGTCTTATAGGGGTAATTTTTGAGTCCAGGCCTGACGTGGTGCCCCAGGTAATGTCTCTCTGCCTGAAAAGTGGCAATGCAACCATTTTCAAAGGGGGAAGCGAAGCCAGGGAGTCTAACCGTACTATTTTCGATATTCTTGTAAGAGCCATAGAGTCCACCGGGGGCATGCCTGAAGGGGCGTTCCAGCTTATGGAAACCAGGGAAGAAATCATGAGCCTTCTGAGCCTTGATGCGTATGTCGACCTCCTTATCCCCAGAGGGTCCAATGAATTTGTCAAATTTATCCAGGACAATACAAAAATCCCTGTACTCGGGCATACAAGCGGCATCTGCCACATCTATGTGGACGAATTTGCAGACCCTGATACAGCCTGGCAGGTCTGTTTTGATGCCAAAGTCCAGTACCCCGCAGTTTGCAATGCCATAGAAACCCTTCTTGTGAACCGCAATATTGCAGAAGTTTTCCTGCCCAAAATGGCTGAAATGTATCTAAAGGCAGGGGTTGAACTGCGCTGCGATGAAGGTAGTTATTCTCTGCTCTCAGAAAAAGGGCTATCTCCCCTTTCAAGAGCAACTGATGAGGACTGGAGCCTTGAATACAATGACCTTATCCTCTCAATAAAACTCGTAGATACCATTAAGGAAGCAGTTGACCACATAAACACCTTTGGTTCCCATCACACAGACGGGATAATCACGGAAAACGCTTCCCGCAGGAAGGAGTTCATAGGGCTTGTTGACTCTTCAAGCGTTATGGTGAACGCTTCAACACGTTTTGCTGACGGTTACAGATATGGAAAAGGTGCCGAAGTCGGGATCAGCACAAATAAGATCCATTCGCGCGGGCCTGTCGGTATGGAAGGGCTGTTAATTTACAAGTATATCCTCATGGGTAAAGGGCAGGTTGTTGCAGACTATGCAGGAAAAAATGCAAAACCCTATACTCACAGGAAGCTTGACCTTAAGTTCGAGGATGTGAATTAA
- the proB gene encoding glutamate 5-kinase, whose amino-acid sequence MTEREQFFRDVNKIVIKIGTSSITRKGCDHTRENCNIDPAFMESIAFQVSELRKQGKEVIIVSSGAIGVGLNELGIAPKPREIPIRQAAAAVGQSMLMQDWSRAFSRYGMKVAQILLTYEFYSDRVTYLNLRNSISTLLEYGVVPIINENDCTCTNEIEAIFGDNDKLSAMVASKIDADLLIILSDIDGLFDRNPKTHIDAKLLTIVKKITPEIESYGGDPTSFKGVGGMRTKIKAAKICSMAGCYVVIANSDVEDVILKIASGEEIGTLFLAERHIQKNRARWIILARASGTVRVDAGAKAAVLGKNSLLPAGVVDVEGTFDRGDVVKLECDGKIFAKGITDYTSEELIKIKGVHTDQIENVLGYSNYNNVIKKENIGILEELN is encoded by the coding sequence TTGACAGAAAGAGAACAATTTTTCCGTGATGTTAATAAAATCGTCATTAAGATCGGAACTTCTTCAATTACCAGAAAGGGCTGTGACCATACCAGGGAAAACTGCAACATTGACCCGGCATTTATGGAAAGCATAGCCTTCCAGGTCTCAGAGCTCCGAAAGCAGGGGAAAGAAGTAATTATTGTGAGTTCGGGAGCAATAGGTGTCGGGCTGAATGAGCTGGGCATAGCCCCCAAACCCCGTGAGATCCCTATCAGACAGGCAGCTGCAGCGGTCGGGCAGAGTATGCTGATGCAGGACTGGAGCAGAGCTTTTTCCAGATACGGAATGAAGGTTGCCCAGATCCTTCTTACCTATGAATTCTATTCTGATAGAGTAACTTACCTCAACCTGAGAAACAGCATCTCAACCCTGCTGGAGTATGGTGTTGTCCCGATAATAAACGAAAACGACTGTACCTGTACAAACGAGATTGAAGCAATCTTCGGGGACAATGACAAGCTCTCTGCAATGGTTGCGAGCAAAATCGATGCTGATCTTCTGATTATCCTTTCGGATATTGATGGGCTTTTTGACAGGAACCCGAAAACTCACATTGACGCAAAGCTTCTGACCATTGTGAAAAAGATCACGCCTGAGATTGAAAGTTATGGGGGCGACCCTACAAGCTTCAAAGGCGTTGGCGGGATGCGGACCAAAATAAAAGCTGCAAAAATCTGCAGTATGGCAGGCTGCTATGTAGTTATTGCAAACAGCGATGTAGAGGACGTCATCCTGAAAATAGCCTCAGGGGAAGAAATAGGGACCCTTTTCCTTGCTGAACGGCATATCCAGAAAAACCGCGCTCGCTGGATTATCCTTGCCAGGGCTTCAGGAACGGTCCGTGTAGATGCCGGAGCAAAAGCTGCTGTCCTCGGGAAAAATAGCCTTCTCCCGGCAGGCGTTGTGGATGTGGAAGGGACATTTGATAGGGGAGATGTCGTGAAACTCGAATGTGACGGCAAAATATTTGCAAAAGGGATTACCGACTATACCTCTGAAGAGTTAATTAAAATAAAAGGAGTTCATACAGACCAGATTGAAAACGTTCTGGGCTACAGTAATTACAACAACGTGATAAAAAAGGAAAATATCGGCATACTGGAAGAGTTAAATTGA
- the proC gene encoding pyrroline-5-carboxylate reductase: protein MINRKIGFIGAGKMGSALMQGIIKAGIVQPENIGASDVYEPFLKELQTKLGIRVSTDNTVIVRESDILILAVKPQTLGSVLENLKNEITSEKLVISIAAGVPLSTYEGALLEGTRVVRVMPNIAATVSEAASGISPGKNATPEDMKDALTIFSAVGTAVQVPESLMDAVTGLSGSGPAFIFPVIEAMADGAVLEGMDRKSALTLAAQTVLGAAKMALETGMHPGELKDMVTSPAGTTIQGVHALEEAGIRAAFMNAVIRASERSRELGKK from the coding sequence ATGATAAATCGAAAAATAGGATTCATTGGGGCAGGGAAAATGGGTTCTGCTCTCATGCAGGGCATAATTAAAGCCGGAATCGTGCAGCCTGAAAATATCGGTGCAAGCGATGTATACGAGCCTTTTTTAAAAGAGCTTCAGACAAAGCTGGGGATCAGGGTATCAACCGATAATACCGTTATTGTCCGGGAGTCGGATATCCTCATTCTTGCAGTAAAGCCCCAGACGCTTGGTTCTGTACTTGAAAACCTGAAAAATGAAATTACTTCCGAAAAACTCGTAATATCAATTGCTGCAGGAGTGCCTCTTTCAACTTACGAGGGCGCTCTTCTTGAAGGCACCAGGGTTGTCCGTGTCATGCCCAATATAGCAGCAACAGTTTCGGAGGCTGCTTCGGGAATTTCCCCCGGGAAGAACGCGACCCCTGAGGATATGAAAGATGCTCTTACTATCTTTTCTGCGGTTGGTACTGCAGTTCAGGTTCCTGAATCCCTGATGGACGCAGTTACAGGTCTTTCCGGCAGTGGGCCTGCTTTCATTTTCCCTGTCATAGAGGCTATGGCTGACGGGGCTGTACTGGAAGGCATGGACAGGAAAAGCGCTCTTACCCTCGCAGCCCAGACCGTGCTCGGAGCCGCAAAAATGGCACTTGAAACAGGCATGCACCCCGGAGAACTCAAAGATATGGTTACATCTCCTGCCGGTACCACTATTCAGGGAGTTCATGCTCTCGAGGAAGCAGGAATCAGGGCAGCTTTTATGAATGCAGTTATAAGAGCAAGCGAACGCTCAAGAGAACTCGGGAAGAAGTAA